A window of Zingiber officinale cultivar Zhangliang chromosome 5A, Zo_v1.1, whole genome shotgun sequence contains these coding sequences:
- the LOC121982370 gene encoding ankyrin repeat-containing protein At2g01680-like isoform X2, giving the protein MDLRLRPLQQPFIEAVRSGDVDAARRVLEGVEDPDAAAALAIAQTEAGETALYIAAESNSVELFRYLLRFYDFDAAVIRSRVDLDAFHVAAKHGHTAAVMDHLEVVNSILDVDDTTIRIVRKNGKTALHTAARVGYYQIVKALLLRDPGVVSIKDKKGQTALHMAVKGRSLDVVEELLQADISTLNMCDKKGNTAMHIATRKWRPQMVRLLLCYETIEVNKINNQNETAMDLAEKIPYGDSQMDIMESLSEAGAKHARNVGKNDEELRRTVSDIKHDVHTQFIQNDNTNKHVTGIAKELRKLHHEAVQNTINSVTMVAVLIGSIAFMAIFNLPGQYFQDGDEVGKANIADKMGFRVFCLLNATALFISLAVVVVQITLVAWETGAQKQVVSIVNKLMWTACLSTCAAFLSLSYVVVGKQSSWMATTITAIGGPIMAGTLLTMSYFVLRQRFRFGEDSQRRIRRASGSKSFSWSHHSGFSDPDALSEHEKKIYAL; this is encoded by the exons ATGGATCTGCGGCTTCGCCCGCTGCAGCAGCCCTTCATCGAGGCTGTCCGATCGGGGGACGTCGACGCCGCCCGACGCGTCCTGGAGGGCGTCGAGGACCCGGACGCGGCCGCCGCCCTGGCGATCGCGCAGACGGAGGCCGGTGAGACCGCGCTGTACATCGCGGCGGAGAGCAACTCGGTGGAGCTATTCCGGTATCTCCTCCGCTTCTATGACTTCGACGCCGCCGTCATCCGCTCCCGCGTCGACCTCGACGCTTTTCATGTCGCCGCCAAGCACGGGCACACCG CTGCGGTCATGGATCATTTGGAGGTGGTGAATTCCATACTAGATGTGGATGATACCACAATAAGAATCGTGAGAAAGAATGGGAAAACTGCACTGCACACTGCTGCTAGAGTTGGTTATTATCAAATTGTGAAAGCACTTCTTCTGAGAGATCCGGGAGTAGTTTCTATAAAGGATAAAAAGGGACAGACTGCATTACATATGGCTGTAAAAGGTCGCAGTCTAGATGTTGTGGAGGAGTTACTGCAAGCTGATATTTCTACTCTGAACATGTGTGACAAGAAGGGAAACACAGCTATGCATATAGCCACCAGGAAATGGCGTCCACAG ATGGTACGGCTTCTTTTGTGCTATGAGACTATCGAGGTGAATAAGATCAATAATCAGAATGAAACTGCAATGGACTTGGCTGAAAAGATCCCGTATGGTGATTCTCAGATGGATATTATGGAAAGTCTTTCAGAAGCTGGTGCCAAACATGCAAGGAATGTTGGCAAGAACGACGAGGAGCTGCGGAGAACTGTCAGCGATATTAAGCATGATGTCCACACCCAGTTCATTCAGAATGATAATACAAACAAGCATGTGACAGGCATAGCAAAAGAGCTTAGAAAATTACATCACGAAGCTGTTCAGAATACCATCAACTCAGTGACAATGGTAGCAGTTCTAATCGGATCCATTGCATTTATGGCCATATTCAATTTGCCTGGTCAATATTTCCAAGATGGAGACGAAGTAGGCAAGGCCAATATAGCTGACAAAATGGGCTTTCGTGTGTTCTGCCTCTTAAATGCCACTGCATTGTTCATTTCACTTGCTGTCGTCGTGGTTCAGATCACTTTGGTCGCATGGGAAACAGGTGCTCAGAAGCAGGTCGTTTCCATAGTAAATAAGCTCATGTGGACTGCCTGCCTCAGTACTTGCGCAGCTTTCCTCTCTCTATCTTACGTGGTCGTGGGGAAGCAATCATCCTGGATGGCAACGACAATAACTGCAATCGGAGGTCCTATCATGGCAGGCACCCTGTTGACGATGAGTTATTTTGTTCTTCGACAGCGTTTTCGATTTGGCGAAGACTCTCAAAGGCGAATCAGAAGGGCCAGTGGCAGCAAGTCCTTCTCCTGGTCCCATCACTCTGGTTTCTCAGATCCAGATGCCTTATCCGAACACGAGAAGAAGATATATGCTCTTTAG
- the LOC121982370 gene encoding ankyrin repeat-containing protein At2g01680-like isoform X1, with product MDLRLRPLQQPFIEAVRSGDVDAARRVLEGVEDPDAAAALAIAQTEAGETALYIAAESNSVELFRYLLRFYDFDAAVIRSRVDLDAFHVAAKHGHTVIVKELLSNWPDVCRQCNSSNTTALYSAAVMDHLEVVNSILDVDDTTIRIVRKNGKTALHTAARVGYYQIVKALLLRDPGVVSIKDKKGQTALHMAVKGRSLDVVEELLQADISTLNMCDKKGNTAMHIATRKWRPQMVRLLLCYETIEVNKINNQNETAMDLAEKIPYGDSQMDIMESLSEAGAKHARNVGKNDEELRRTVSDIKHDVHTQFIQNDNTNKHVTGIAKELRKLHHEAVQNTINSVTMVAVLIGSIAFMAIFNLPGQYFQDGDEVGKANIADKMGFRVFCLLNATALFISLAVVVVQITLVAWETGAQKQVVSIVNKLMWTACLSTCAAFLSLSYVVVGKQSSWMATTITAIGGPIMAGTLLTMSYFVLRQRFRFGEDSQRRIRRASGSKSFSWSHHSGFSDPDALSEHEKKIYAL from the exons ATGGATCTGCGGCTTCGCCCGCTGCAGCAGCCCTTCATCGAGGCTGTCCGATCGGGGGACGTCGACGCCGCCCGACGCGTCCTGGAGGGCGTCGAGGACCCGGACGCGGCCGCCGCCCTGGCGATCGCGCAGACGGAGGCCGGTGAGACCGCGCTGTACATCGCGGCGGAGAGCAACTCGGTGGAGCTATTCCGGTATCTCCTCCGCTTCTATGACTTCGACGCCGCCGTCATCCGCTCCCGCGTCGACCTCGACGCTTTTCATGTCGCCGCCAAGCACGGGCACACCG TGATTGTTAAAGAGCTGCTGAGCAACTGGCCTGATGTCTGCAGACAATGTAACTCATCAAATACTACTGCTCTTTATTCAGCTGCGGTCATGGATCATTTGGAGGTGGTGAATTCCATACTAGATGTGGATGATACCACAATAAGAATCGTGAGAAAGAATGGGAAAACTGCACTGCACACTGCTGCTAGAGTTGGTTATTATCAAATTGTGAAAGCACTTCTTCTGAGAGATCCGGGAGTAGTTTCTATAAAGGATAAAAAGGGACAGACTGCATTACATATGGCTGTAAAAGGTCGCAGTCTAGATGTTGTGGAGGAGTTACTGCAAGCTGATATTTCTACTCTGAACATGTGTGACAAGAAGGGAAACACAGCTATGCATATAGCCACCAGGAAATGGCGTCCACAG ATGGTACGGCTTCTTTTGTGCTATGAGACTATCGAGGTGAATAAGATCAATAATCAGAATGAAACTGCAATGGACTTGGCTGAAAAGATCCCGTATGGTGATTCTCAGATGGATATTATGGAAAGTCTTTCAGAAGCTGGTGCCAAACATGCAAGGAATGTTGGCAAGAACGACGAGGAGCTGCGGAGAACTGTCAGCGATATTAAGCATGATGTCCACACCCAGTTCATTCAGAATGATAATACAAACAAGCATGTGACAGGCATAGCAAAAGAGCTTAGAAAATTACATCACGAAGCTGTTCAGAATACCATCAACTCAGTGACAATGGTAGCAGTTCTAATCGGATCCATTGCATTTATGGCCATATTCAATTTGCCTGGTCAATATTTCCAAGATGGAGACGAAGTAGGCAAGGCCAATATAGCTGACAAAATGGGCTTTCGTGTGTTCTGCCTCTTAAATGCCACTGCATTGTTCATTTCACTTGCTGTCGTCGTGGTTCAGATCACTTTGGTCGCATGGGAAACAGGTGCTCAGAAGCAGGTCGTTTCCATAGTAAATAAGCTCATGTGGACTGCCTGCCTCAGTACTTGCGCAGCTTTCCTCTCTCTATCTTACGTGGTCGTGGGGAAGCAATCATCCTGGATGGCAACGACAATAACTGCAATCGGAGGTCCTATCATGGCAGGCACCCTGTTGACGATGAGTTATTTTGTTCTTCGACAGCGTTTTCGATTTGGCGAAGACTCTCAAAGGCGAATCAGAAGGGCCAGTGGCAGCAAGTCCTTCTCCTGGTCCCATCACTCTGGTTTCTCAGATCCAGATGCCTTATCCGAACACGAGAAGAAGATATATGCTCTTTAG
- the LOC121982371 gene encoding protein TIFY 6b-like: protein MERDFLGTHSKNFHPDPAALAGSPLQWPFSNKASAMQQFMLYKASQEEGPRSQALRPQHLPKAAAFELNHHALVSQNFPGRHSIHGSFSSSSRHFTIPLAGNPYFKVQNAHYSAPNSAIKSTKKQPFVGGGVEVGSFGHRNMAKQNHKAAAQLTIFYGGCVNVFHDVPFDKAQAVMSSLANSGPNTASNGKKIRSEASRPISNSVSSKQSSARVVSPPSTASTALKLVAHPISVNQQQAIPRAIPQARKASLARFLEKRKERLTSAVPYASTKISTENNDWGHNASSSTSNSSADTNLSSYRMTSSFAGHLKNNSRDALSIKLKI, encoded by the exons ATGGAGAGGGATTTCTTGGGAACTCACTCCAAAAATTTCCATCCTGATCCAG CTGCTTTAGCAGGTTCACCGCTGCAGTGGCCTTTCTCCAACAAGGCGTCCGCCATGCAGCAGTTCATGCTGTACAAGGCTTCGCAAGAGGAGGGTCCAAGAAGCCAGGCTTTGAGACCTCAACATCTGCCAAAAGCCGCCGCCTTCGAGCTCAATCACCATGCTTTAGTATCTCAG AATTTTCCTGGCCGGCACTCAATCCATGGCTCTTTTAGCTCTTCGAGCCGCCATTTCACCATTCCCCTCGCTGGAAACCCTTACTTCAAGGTTCAGAACGCTCACTACTCTGCTCCTAATTCAGCGATCAAGTCCACAAAGAAGCAGCCCTTCGTAGGAGGAGGAGTTGAAGTTGGCTCCTTTGGCCATAG GAACATGGCAAAGCAAAACCACAAGGCGGCTGCGCAGCTGACAATCTTCTATGGCGGCTGTGTGAATGTCTTCCACGATGTCCCATTCGACAag GCTCAAGCAGTAATGTCATCCTTGGCGAATTCAGGGCCAAATACGGCTTCAAATGGCAAGAAAATCCGATCTGAAGCATCACGACCCATATCGAATTCTGTCAGTTCTAAACAATCTTCAGCTCGAGTCGTGTCGCCTCCTTCAACTGCATCAACAGCGCTTAAACTTGTGGCGCATCCAATTTCAGTGAACCAACAACAGGCCATTCCAAGAG CCATACCTCAAGCTCGAAAGGCGTCGTTGGCACGGTTCTTGGAGAAGCGCAAAGAGAG GTTGACCAGTGCCGTGCCTTATGCTTCCACCAAGATATCGACAGAGAACAACGACTGGGGACATAATGCATCATCAAGCACGTCTAACTCATCAGCTGATACCAATCTTTCGAGCTACCGAATGACCTCATCTTTTGCAGGGCACCTCAAGAACAACAGCAGGGATGCTTTAAGCATTAAGCTAAAGATATAG